From a single Salvia miltiorrhiza cultivar Shanhuang (shh) unplaced genomic scaffold, IMPLAD_Smil_shh original_scaffold_350_2, whole genome shotgun sequence genomic region:
- the LOC131004178 gene encoding uncharacterized protein LOC131004178 yields the protein MAPYEALYGKKCRSPLYWDEVGERKVLGPEAVEEMISTVRQIRQRINEARRTEIHFDVGNNVFLKVSPSRGVHRYGVKGKLKPRYIGPYDILEKVGPVAYRLALPPHFANVHDVFHVSQLRKYVFDPKHVIHLEEVSLEPDLSYEERPEVILDRKIQQLRNKSIALVKIQWRHHGQEEATWELEQKMKERYPELFPEVCSRALA from the exons atggctccatatgaaGCCTTGTATGGGAAGAAGTGTAGGTCTCCGCTCTATTGGGacgaagtaggagaaagaaaggtacttggacctGAAGCAGTAGAAGAAATGATTTCTACCGTGCGACAGATTCGTCAGAGAATCAATGAGGCCAGAAGAACAGAGATTCATTTCGATGTGGGAAATAATGTTTTTCTGaaagtttccccatctcgaGGAGTGCATCGATACGGAGTGAAAGGAAAGCTCAAACCGAGATACATAGGACCgtatgatatactagagaaagtaggccccgtTGCTTACAGACTTGCGTTGCCACCACACTTCGCAAACGTCCACGACGTTTTTCATGTATCTCAACTGAGGAAGTACGTGTtcgatccaaaacacgtcattcaccTAGAAGAAGTATCCCTAGAACCGGACTTGAGCTATGAGGAGAGGCCAGAAGTTATTCTGGATAGGAAGATACAGCAGTTGCGAAACAAATCAATtgctttggtgaaaatccaatggagacaccatggccaagaagaagcaaccTGGGAACTTGAGCAGAAGATGAAGGAGAGGtaccccgagctttttcccgaag TTTGTAGCCGAGCTCTGGcgtag